In Odocoileus virginianus isolate 20LAN1187 ecotype Illinois chromosome 5, Ovbor_1.2, whole genome shotgun sequence, a single window of DNA contains:
- the GUCA2B gene encoding guanylate cyclase activator 2B: MASRAVSGYLLCAVALVFLVLLQGTQSVYIQYQGFQVQLKSVKKLNDLVGQWVPSPGLQDQSPQPSVCHHPALPLDLRPICASKDAASIFQGLRTIANDDCELCVNVACTGCS, translated from the exons ATGGCCAGCAGGGCGGTGTCAGGGTACCTGCTGTGTGCGGTTGCCCTGGTCTTCCTCGTGCTGCTGCAGGGCACACAGTCAGTCTACATCCAG taCCAAGGCTTCCAGGTCCAGCTGAAATCGGTGAAGAAGCTGAATGACCTTGTGGGTCAATGGGTGCCCAGCCCCGGCCTGCAAGACCAGAGTCCCCAGCCCTCTGTGTGCCACCACCCGGCCCTGCCGCTGGACCTCCGGCCCATCTGTGCCTCTAAGGATGCAGCTAGCATCTTCCAGGGCTTGA GGACCATTGCTAATGACGACTGTGAGCTGTGTGTGAATGTTGCCTGTACCGGCTGCAGCTGA